Proteins encoded in a region of the Planococcus citri chromosome 1, ihPlaCitr1.1, whole genome shotgun sequence genome:
- the LOC135836617 gene encoding serine/arginine repetitive matrix protein 2-like isoform X3 gives MESYNMELSSATEEEEDDDEAELNKLLNSLSGMENNLAPDDDDNDSDDVVLIEPDEANNNNIAEGDHTKMPVKMAGGSNQLESVKISDVIAVSPVSSNASTLSRESTPRRQISGDGSDYSDIFFFGSGTSHLDGSNAKSKKPVSSKGLLKSTIELPAAPLAQTQPHESEKASSPKDDNSDSDCLIVEPIDAKEHLLNGSYDLTRPANEGASLPMEIGTEESLLKEISQIRKALMKNSGKKHKKNKKHKHHKSHSSSKKKKRSKSRMQSPSSEKGSGNEDETANEPRVVNGRLSVRSKWDSSDTDDSGKTTKSKRRKSGSADSGASKSNENRITDFSKTSKSTDREIAEPAKTLKSTTVDSSTTTLRREIQNPDSSTTQFVEINNADSSTAAQDSCNRETTSKENPAKVNESKTQESPKLDQPADKAGDDDSPLWNSDSETAPDFSEKSNVTGTDFNNDFRPIPRSDFNDNSRVTVLTFGINKNSSSFDDNADEPPHKRMFSCESGKELQSNFRRRGGPDGFRGRGRGRGRGWDRGRGWDRGRGGRGGRNDSFAPPSGNNYLFRRSNSVDSEPENPQQNQQSSPFAERFSRSRFRADSESDNLSNNGRSKSVGRYGVINWRNSTEDNNMPEFQRGRGRRNSPPRSPPPYVFQRRTSTDNSVPEFRRGRGRPNSPLKSPPSYLFPRGRRSPSPHHPNLLSLMGRSPTYRPRGKLSSYRSPSPRSYRGKYGKSQTPSITHESSFRAAVSRSRSPDERTLRSKSRGPSRSGSQQSERWSLKSLSPDNSNQNKSKALRSPSASRSHRSKSRALRSPSASRSHRSKSRALRSPSASRSHRSKSRALRSPSGSRSLRSKSRALRSPSASRLHRSKSRALRSPSGSRSLRSKSRALRSPSGSRSLRSKSRALRSPSASRSHRSKSRVLRSPSCSHAHRSRSRAARSPSCPRSYRSKSRAARSPSCSHTHRSRSRAARSPSCSHTHRSRSRAARSPSCSHTHRSRSRAVRSPSCSHTHRSKSRAARSPSCSHSHRSRSRATRSPSCSHSHRSKSRAARSPSRSRRSKSRAYRSPSMPSRSPSRTFRSKSQARRSPSRSRRSKSHIRSKSCSHRSKSRPYKSPSSRSSASSSESRSPSLTRLARACSPLEEMRRQLRKKNEAAVQRALDSQEKPTKGRANLKACSKGRVIDDLDLTPVPVLQPQPVPVVQPQPRLPPIRMQHPGYMPVPYPTMHNPGMMNQMGMVHISHVFSRAVGPPVRLIGPPERHLGPPERALGPPDRPLGPPDRPLGVGPPDRAFGPPDRPLSRGPPDRALGPPDRPLSLGPPDGPLGSPGSPLRPPGETFESPDGSVGPPDSPLGSSIRTLGPPGRLLALPQRILGPPRSPLGSSIRALGPSGSPLGSPIRALGPPERPLGPPEGPLGPPARRLASPECYMPLPFYLQPPSYM, from the exons ATGGAG TCGTATAATATGGAGCTTTCGTCCGCTACAGAAGAGGAAGAAGACGATGACGAAGCCGAGCTGAATAAATTACTGAATTCTTTGAGTGGTATGGAGAATAACTTAGCtcctgatgatgatgataatgattcCG aTGATGTAGTACTTATTGAGCCTGATGAAGCCAATAATAATAACATTGCAGAAGGTGATCACACCAAGATGCCTGTAAAAATGGCAGGTGGCTCTAACCAACTCGAGAGTGTCAAAATCAGCGACGTTATAGCAGTATCACCAGTCAGCTCAAATGCTTCTACACTCTCTAGAGAATCGACGCCTCGAAGACAAATTTCTGGAGATGGTTCAGAttattctgatatttttttctttggctCTGGAACTTCTCACCTTGATGGTTCAAATgcgaaatcgaaaaaaccaGTTAGTTCTAAGGGTTTGCTAAAAAGTACTATCGAACTTCCTGCTGCACCACTGGCGCAAACTCAGCCCCACGAAAGTGAAAAAGCATCGTCACCCAAAGATGATAATTCAGATTCCGATTGTCTTATAGTCGAGCCTATTGATGCAAAGGAGCATCTGCTAAATGGTTCATATGATTTGACTAGACCAGCAAACGAAGGTGCGTCTCTGCCTATGGAAATCGGTACCGAGGAATCATTACTGAAAGAGATATCGCAAATACGCAAAGCGTTGATGAAGAATTCAGGCAAAAAgcataaaaagaataaaaaacataAACATCACAAATCTCATTCCAGTtcgaagaaaaagaaacgaTCTAAAAGTCGAATGCAATCGCCTAGTTCGGAGAAAGGTTCTGGCAATGAGGATGAAACTGCAAATGAACCTAGAGTTGTAAACGGCAGGTTGAGCGTACGATCGAAATGGGACTCGAGTGATACTGACGATTCTGGTAAAACTACCAAATCCAAACGAAGAAAGAGTGGGAGTGCTGATTCTGGAGCTAGCAAATCGAATGAAAATAGAATAactgatttttctaaaacttcaaaatcaacaGATAGAGAGATCGCCGAGCCtgccaaaacattgaaatcaaCAACAGTCGATTCGTCTACAACTACTCTACGTAGAGAAATACAAAACCCTGATTCTTCTACAACACAGTTTGTAGAAATAAATAATGCCGATTCTTCTACAGCTGCTCAAGATTCTTGTAATAGAGAAACTACCTCCAAAGAAAATCCAGCCAAAGTGAACGAATCTAAAACGCAAGAATCGCCTAAACTGGACCAACCAGCGGATAAAGCAGGCGACGATGACAGTCCATTGTGGAATTCTGATAGTGAAACTGCGCCAGATTTTAGTGAAAAGTCGAATGTAACTGGAACTGATTTTAATAACGACTTTAGGCCAATACCCAGATCCGATTTTAATGACAACTCGAGAGTAACTGTGTTGACATTTGGTATAAACAAGAactcgtcatcgtttgatgataATGCTGATGAACCACCACACAAGAGAATGTTTTCATGCGAATCCGGTAAAGAATTGCAAAGTAATTTTAGAAGAAGAGGCGGACCAGATGGCTTCCGTGGTCGAGGCCGAGGTCGAGGTCGCGGTTGGGATCGAGGTCGCGGTTGGGATCGTGGTCGTGGTGGTCGTGGTGGAAGAAACGATTCATTTGCTCCACCTTCTGGTAACAACTACTTATTCAGAAGATCGAATAGTGTGGATTCTGAGCCTGAAAACCCCCAGCAGAATCAGCAGAGTTCACCTTTTGCAGAAAGATTCAGCAGAAGCAGATTTAGAGCTGATTCGGAATCTGATAATTTGTCCAATAACGGAAGATCCAAGAGTGTGGGACGCTATGGTGTTATCAACTGGAGAAACTCAACAGAAGATAACAATATGCCTGAATTCCAGCGTGGCAGAGGTCGTCGTAACAGCCCTCCAAGATCACCACCGCCGTATGTGTTTCAACGCAGAACATCAACAGATAACAGTGTGCCTGAATTCAGGCGTGGCAGAGGTCGTCCTAATAGCCCCCTAAAATCACCACCATCATATTTGTTTCCACGCGGTCGTCGAAGTCCATCTCCTCATCACCCAAATTTACTCAGTTTAATGGGTAGGTCCCCAACTTATCGTCCTAGAGGTAAGCTTAGTTCCTATAGAAGTCCCTCACCACGTTCCTATCGCGGAAAATATGGTAAGAGCCAGACTCCATCAATAACCCATGAGTCATCCTTCAGAGCAGCTGTGTCTAGATCACGTTCTCCTGATGAGCGTACCTTACGAAGTAAATCTCGTGGTCCATCTCGTTCTGGTTCCCAGCAAAGCGAACGTTGGTCCTTGAAAAGTCTATCTCCTGATAATTCCAATCAGAACAAATCTAAAGCATTGAGAAGTCCATCTGCTTCTCGTTCTCATCGCAGCAAATCTAGAGCCTTAAGAAGTCCATCTGCTTCTCGTTCACATCGCAGCAAATCTCGGGCCTTGAGAAGCCCATCTGCTTCTCGTTCTCATCGGAGCAAATCTCGGGCCTTGAGGAGTCCATCTGGCTCTCGTTCCCTTCGCAGCAAATCCAGGGCCTTGAGAAGCCCATCTGCTTCTCGATTACATCGTAGCAAATCTCGGGCCTTGAGAAGCCCATCTGGCTCTCGTTCCCTTCGCAGCAAATCTCGGGCCTTGAGGAGTCCATCTGGCTCTCGTTCCCTTCGCAGCAAATCCAGGGCCTTGAGAAGTCCATCTGCTTCTCGTTCTCATCGGAGCAAATCTAGGGTGTTGAGAAGTCCATCTTGTTCTCATGCCCATCGCAGCAGGTCTCGGGCCGCGAGAAGTCCATCTTGTCCTCGATCATATCGCAGCAAATCTAGGGCCGCGAGAAGTCCATCTTGCTCACATACCCATCGCAGCAGGTCTCGGGCCGCAAGAAGTCCATCATGTTCCCATACCCATCGCAGCAGGTCTCGGGCCGCAAGAAGTCCATCATGTTCCCATACCCATCGCAGCAGGTCTCGGGCTGTGAGAAGTCCATCTTGTTCTCATACCCATCGCAGCAAATCTAGGGCCGCGAGAAGTCCATCCTGTTCTCATTCGCATCGCAGCAGATCTCGGGCCACGAGAAGTCCATCTTGCTCCCATTCGCATCGCAGCAAATCTCGGGCCGCGAGAAGTCCATCTCGTTCTCGAAGGAGCAAATCACGTGCATACAGAAGCCCTTCAATGCCGAGTCGGAGTCCATCCCGCACATTCAGGAGTAAATCTCAAGCACGCAGGAGCCCATCACGGTCACGTAGGAGTAAATCTCACATTAGAAGCAAATCTTGCTCGCACAGGAGTAAATCGCGCCCCTACAAGAGCCCATCAAGTCGTAGTTCAGCGAGCAGCTCTGAGTCTAGATCACCTTCACTCACGCG TTTGGCTAGAGCTTGCAGTCCATTGGAAGAAATGCGACGACAGCTGAGGAAGAAAAATGAGGCAGCAGTTCAGCGGGCTTTGGATAGCCAAGAAAAG CCTACGAAAGGAAGAGCTAATTTGAAAGCATGCAGCAAGGGACGAGTAATCGACGATCTCGATTTAACG CCTGTACCTGTGCTTCAGCCTCAGCCTGTACCTGTGGTTCAGCCTCAGCCTCGGCTTCCACCTATCCGAATGCAGCATCCGGGTTATATGCCGGTGCCATATCCAACGATGCACAATCCAGGCATGATGAATCAAATGGGCATGGTACATATTAGCCATGTGTTTAGTCGAGCAGTAGGACCTCCAGTCCGGCTGATAGGCCCTCCGGAAAGACACCTGGGTCCTCCAGAGCGGGCATTAGGTCCTCCGGATAGACCACTGGGACCACCAGATAGACCTTTGGGTGTGGGTCCTCCGGATAGAGCATTCGGACCACCGGATAGACCGTTGAGTCGGGGTCCTCCGGATAGAGCATTGGGACCACCGGATAGACCGTTGAGTCTGGGGCCTCCAGATGGACCTTTAGGGTCACCAGGTTCGCCTCTTAGACCACCAGGCGAAACTTTTGAATCACCGGACGGGTCTGTCGGACCACCGGATAGCCCGCTTGGATCGTCGATTCGGACTCTTGGACCACCGGGTAGATTGCTCGCATTACCGCAACGGATTCTTGGACCACCGCGTAGCCCGCTTGGATCATCGATTCGGGCTCTTGGACCATCGGGTAGCCCGCTTGGGTCACCTATTCGGGCCCTTGGACCACCGGAGAGGCCTTTAGGTCCTCCGGAAGGACCCCTAGGTCCGCCAGCAAGACGACTGGCATCGCCCGAGTGTTATATGCCATTGCCTTTTTATCTTCAACCTCCTTCTTATATGTAA
- the LOC135836617 gene encoding serine/arginine repetitive matrix protein 2-like isoform X4 → MESYNMELSSATEEEEDDDEAELNKLLNSLSGMENNLAPDDDDNDSDDVVLIEPDEANNNNIAEGDHTKMPVKMAGGSNQLESVKISDVIAVSPVSSNASTLSRESTPRRQISGDGSDYSDIFFFGSGTSHLDGSNAKSKKPVSSKGLLKSTIELPAAPLAQTQPHESEKASSPKDDNSDSDCLIVEPIDAKEHLLNGSYDLTRPANEGASLPMEIGTEESLLKEISQIRKALMKNSGKKHKKNKKHKHHKSHSSSKKKKRSKSRMQSPSSEKGSGNEDETANEPRVVNGRLSVRSKWDSSDTDDSGKTTKSKRRKSGSADSGASKSNENRITDFSKTSKSTDREIAEPAKTLKSTTVDSSTTTLRREIQNPDSSTTQFVEINNADSSTAAQDSCNRETTSKENPAKVNESKTQESPKLDQPADKAGDDDSPLWNSDSETAPDFSEKSNVTGTDFNNDFRPIPRSDFNDNSRVTVLTFGINKNSSSFDDNADEPPHKRMFSCESGKELQSNFRRRGGPDGFRGRGRGRGRGWDRGRGWDRGRGGRGGRNDSFAPPSGNNYLFRRSNSVDSEPENPQQNQQSSPFAERFSRSRFRADSESDNLSNNGRSKSVGRYGVINWRNSTEDNNMPEFQRGRGRRNSPPRSPPPYVFQRRTSTDNSVPEFRRGRGRPNSPLKSPPSYLFPRGRRSPSPHHPNLLSLMGRSPTYRPRGKLSSYRSPSPRSYRGKYGKSQTPSITHESSFRAAVSRSRSPDERTLRSKSRGPSRSGSQQSERWSLKSLSPDNSNQNKSKALRSPSASRSHRSKSRALRSPSASRSHRSKSRALRSPSASRSHRSKSRALRSPSGSRSLRSKSRALRSPSASRLHRSKSRALRSPSGSRSLRSKSRALRSPSGSRSLRSKSRALRSPSASRSHRSKSRVLRSPSCSHAHRSRSRAARSPSCPRSYRSKSRAARSPSCSHTHRSRSRAARSPSCSHTHRSRSRAARSPSCSHTHRSRSRAVRSPSCSHTHRSKSRAARSPSCSHSHRSRSRATRSPSCSHSHRSKSRAARSPSRSRRSKSRAYRSPSMPSRSPSRTFRSKSQARRSPSRSRRSKSHIRSKSCSHRSKSRPYKSPSSRSSASSSESRSPSLTRLARACSPLEEMRRQLRKKNEAAVQRALDSQEKPVPVLQPQPVPVVQPQPRLPPIRMQHPGYMPVPYPTMHNPGMMNQMGMVHISHVFSRAVGPPVRLIGPPERHLGPPERALGPPDRPLGPPDRPLGVGPPDRAFGPPDRPLSRGPPDRALGPPDRPLSLGPPDGPLGSPGSPLRPPGETFESPDGSVGPPDSPLGSSIRTLGPPGRLLALPQRILGPPRSPLGSSIRALGPSGSPLGSPIRALGPPERPLGPPEGPLGPPARRLASPECYMPLPFYLQPPSYM, encoded by the exons ATGGAG TCGTATAATATGGAGCTTTCGTCCGCTACAGAAGAGGAAGAAGACGATGACGAAGCCGAGCTGAATAAATTACTGAATTCTTTGAGTGGTATGGAGAATAACTTAGCtcctgatgatgatgataatgattcCG aTGATGTAGTACTTATTGAGCCTGATGAAGCCAATAATAATAACATTGCAGAAGGTGATCACACCAAGATGCCTGTAAAAATGGCAGGTGGCTCTAACCAACTCGAGAGTGTCAAAATCAGCGACGTTATAGCAGTATCACCAGTCAGCTCAAATGCTTCTACACTCTCTAGAGAATCGACGCCTCGAAGACAAATTTCTGGAGATGGTTCAGAttattctgatatttttttctttggctCTGGAACTTCTCACCTTGATGGTTCAAATgcgaaatcgaaaaaaccaGTTAGTTCTAAGGGTTTGCTAAAAAGTACTATCGAACTTCCTGCTGCACCACTGGCGCAAACTCAGCCCCACGAAAGTGAAAAAGCATCGTCACCCAAAGATGATAATTCAGATTCCGATTGTCTTATAGTCGAGCCTATTGATGCAAAGGAGCATCTGCTAAATGGTTCATATGATTTGACTAGACCAGCAAACGAAGGTGCGTCTCTGCCTATGGAAATCGGTACCGAGGAATCATTACTGAAAGAGATATCGCAAATACGCAAAGCGTTGATGAAGAATTCAGGCAAAAAgcataaaaagaataaaaaacataAACATCACAAATCTCATTCCAGTtcgaagaaaaagaaacgaTCTAAAAGTCGAATGCAATCGCCTAGTTCGGAGAAAGGTTCTGGCAATGAGGATGAAACTGCAAATGAACCTAGAGTTGTAAACGGCAGGTTGAGCGTACGATCGAAATGGGACTCGAGTGATACTGACGATTCTGGTAAAACTACCAAATCCAAACGAAGAAAGAGTGGGAGTGCTGATTCTGGAGCTAGCAAATCGAATGAAAATAGAATAactgatttttctaaaacttcaaaatcaacaGATAGAGAGATCGCCGAGCCtgccaaaacattgaaatcaaCAACAGTCGATTCGTCTACAACTACTCTACGTAGAGAAATACAAAACCCTGATTCTTCTACAACACAGTTTGTAGAAATAAATAATGCCGATTCTTCTACAGCTGCTCAAGATTCTTGTAATAGAGAAACTACCTCCAAAGAAAATCCAGCCAAAGTGAACGAATCTAAAACGCAAGAATCGCCTAAACTGGACCAACCAGCGGATAAAGCAGGCGACGATGACAGTCCATTGTGGAATTCTGATAGTGAAACTGCGCCAGATTTTAGTGAAAAGTCGAATGTAACTGGAACTGATTTTAATAACGACTTTAGGCCAATACCCAGATCCGATTTTAATGACAACTCGAGAGTAACTGTGTTGACATTTGGTATAAACAAGAactcgtcatcgtttgatgataATGCTGATGAACCACCACACAAGAGAATGTTTTCATGCGAATCCGGTAAAGAATTGCAAAGTAATTTTAGAAGAAGAGGCGGACCAGATGGCTTCCGTGGTCGAGGCCGAGGTCGAGGTCGCGGTTGGGATCGAGGTCGCGGTTGGGATCGTGGTCGTGGTGGTCGTGGTGGAAGAAACGATTCATTTGCTCCACCTTCTGGTAACAACTACTTATTCAGAAGATCGAATAGTGTGGATTCTGAGCCTGAAAACCCCCAGCAGAATCAGCAGAGTTCACCTTTTGCAGAAAGATTCAGCAGAAGCAGATTTAGAGCTGATTCGGAATCTGATAATTTGTCCAATAACGGAAGATCCAAGAGTGTGGGACGCTATGGTGTTATCAACTGGAGAAACTCAACAGAAGATAACAATATGCCTGAATTCCAGCGTGGCAGAGGTCGTCGTAACAGCCCTCCAAGATCACCACCGCCGTATGTGTTTCAACGCAGAACATCAACAGATAACAGTGTGCCTGAATTCAGGCGTGGCAGAGGTCGTCCTAATAGCCCCCTAAAATCACCACCATCATATTTGTTTCCACGCGGTCGTCGAAGTCCATCTCCTCATCACCCAAATTTACTCAGTTTAATGGGTAGGTCCCCAACTTATCGTCCTAGAGGTAAGCTTAGTTCCTATAGAAGTCCCTCACCACGTTCCTATCGCGGAAAATATGGTAAGAGCCAGACTCCATCAATAACCCATGAGTCATCCTTCAGAGCAGCTGTGTCTAGATCACGTTCTCCTGATGAGCGTACCTTACGAAGTAAATCTCGTGGTCCATCTCGTTCTGGTTCCCAGCAAAGCGAACGTTGGTCCTTGAAAAGTCTATCTCCTGATAATTCCAATCAGAACAAATCTAAAGCATTGAGAAGTCCATCTGCTTCTCGTTCTCATCGCAGCAAATCTAGAGCCTTAAGAAGTCCATCTGCTTCTCGTTCACATCGCAGCAAATCTCGGGCCTTGAGAAGCCCATCTGCTTCTCGTTCTCATCGGAGCAAATCTCGGGCCTTGAGGAGTCCATCTGGCTCTCGTTCCCTTCGCAGCAAATCCAGGGCCTTGAGAAGCCCATCTGCTTCTCGATTACATCGTAGCAAATCTCGGGCCTTGAGAAGCCCATCTGGCTCTCGTTCCCTTCGCAGCAAATCTCGGGCCTTGAGGAGTCCATCTGGCTCTCGTTCCCTTCGCAGCAAATCCAGGGCCTTGAGAAGTCCATCTGCTTCTCGTTCTCATCGGAGCAAATCTAGGGTGTTGAGAAGTCCATCTTGTTCTCATGCCCATCGCAGCAGGTCTCGGGCCGCGAGAAGTCCATCTTGTCCTCGATCATATCGCAGCAAATCTAGGGCCGCGAGAAGTCCATCTTGCTCACATACCCATCGCAGCAGGTCTCGGGCCGCAAGAAGTCCATCATGTTCCCATACCCATCGCAGCAGGTCTCGGGCCGCAAGAAGTCCATCATGTTCCCATACCCATCGCAGCAGGTCTCGGGCTGTGAGAAGTCCATCTTGTTCTCATACCCATCGCAGCAAATCTAGGGCCGCGAGAAGTCCATCCTGTTCTCATTCGCATCGCAGCAGATCTCGGGCCACGAGAAGTCCATCTTGCTCCCATTCGCATCGCAGCAAATCTCGGGCCGCGAGAAGTCCATCTCGTTCTCGAAGGAGCAAATCACGTGCATACAGAAGCCCTTCAATGCCGAGTCGGAGTCCATCCCGCACATTCAGGAGTAAATCTCAAGCACGCAGGAGCCCATCACGGTCACGTAGGAGTAAATCTCACATTAGAAGCAAATCTTGCTCGCACAGGAGTAAATCGCGCCCCTACAAGAGCCCATCAAGTCGTAGTTCAGCGAGCAGCTCTGAGTCTAGATCACCTTCACTCACGCG TTTGGCTAGAGCTTGCAGTCCATTGGAAGAAATGCGACGACAGCTGAGGAAGAAAAATGAGGCAGCAGTTCAGCGGGCTTTGGATAGCCAAGAAAAG CCTGTACCTGTGCTTCAGCCTCAGCCTGTACCTGTGGTTCAGCCTCAGCCTCGGCTTCCACCTATCCGAATGCAGCATCCGGGTTATATGCCGGTGCCATATCCAACGATGCACAATCCAGGCATGATGAATCAAATGGGCATGGTACATATTAGCCATGTGTTTAGTCGAGCAGTAGGACCTCCAGTCCGGCTGATAGGCCCTCCGGAAAGACACCTGGGTCCTCCAGAGCGGGCATTAGGTCCTCCGGATAGACCACTGGGACCACCAGATAGACCTTTGGGTGTGGGTCCTCCGGATAGAGCATTCGGACCACCGGATAGACCGTTGAGTCGGGGTCCTCCGGATAGAGCATTGGGACCACCGGATAGACCGTTGAGTCTGGGGCCTCCAGATGGACCTTTAGGGTCACCAGGTTCGCCTCTTAGACCACCAGGCGAAACTTTTGAATCACCGGACGGGTCTGTCGGACCACCGGATAGCCCGCTTGGATCGTCGATTCGGACTCTTGGACCACCGGGTAGATTGCTCGCATTACCGCAACGGATTCTTGGACCACCGCGTAGCCCGCTTGGATCATCGATTCGGGCTCTTGGACCATCGGGTAGCCCGCTTGGGTCACCTATTCGGGCCCTTGGACCACCGGAGAGGCCTTTAGGTCCTCCGGAAGGACCCCTAGGTCCGCCAGCAAGACGACTGGCATCGCCCGAGTGTTATATGCCATTGCCTTTTTATCTTCAACCTCCTTCTTATATGTAA